One region of Drosophila subobscura isolate 14011-0131.10 chromosome J, UCBerk_Dsub_1.0, whole genome shotgun sequence genomic DNA includes:
- the LOC117894802 gene encoding 1-acyl-sn-glycerol-3-phosphate acyltransferase gamma has protein sequence MGKLTGLGRLLIAVTFFTCGFFVNIAQLFLHIFVKPFDKRLCRSLMYYLTYSFYCILVCVAEWYAGSSVRVYIDPEDEKKYFAKEHGLLLMNHTYEIDWLTAWMVTDKFGNLGNTKAYAKKMLRYVPIMGWVWWMAEFIFLDRNFDKDKIVIKEQLKVVFSYPDPVWLLLNAEGTRYTAAKHELSVKFAQERGLPVLKHHLIPRTKGFTTSLPTLRGICPAIYDINLAFKRDAKVKPSMLSQLNGETVEPYMYIRRVPLSDVPEDEKEAAAWMQEFFMEKDRIIDSFHETGSFFKTSGVKEVPMKMYKPRLATLLNFIGWATVCVSCILYYMITSFIAGNWIGFFAVISVLALFYGLMEHAVNASKISKSSSYGAKQAAK, from the exons ATGGGAAAACTCACAGGTCTGGGGCGATTGCTAATTGCCGTTACGTTCTTCACGTGCGGCTTCTTCGTGAACATTGCCCAGCTGTTCCTGCACATCTTTGTGAAGCCCTTCGACAAGCGACTCTGCCGCAGTCTCATGTACTATCTCACCTACTCCTTCTACTGCA TTCTTGTCTGTGTGGCCGAGTGGTATGCGGGCAGTAGCGTTCGCGTCTACATCGATCCCGAGGATGAGAAAAAGTACTTTGCCAAGGAGCacggcctgctgctgatgaacCACACGTACGAGATCGACTGGCTGACCGCCTGGATGGTCACCGACAAGTTCGGCAATCTCGGCAACACCAAGGCCTACGCCAAGAAGATGCTCCGCTATGTGCCCATCATGGGCTGGGTCTGGTGGATGGCCGAGTTCATCTTCCTCGATCGCAACTTTGACAAGGACAAGATTGTCAtcaaggagcagctgaaggTGGTCTTCTCCTACCCCGATCccgtctggctgctgctcaatgCCGAGGGCACTCGCTACACCGCCGCCAAGCACGAGCTGTCCGTGAAGTTTGCCCAGGAGCGAGGCCTGCCCGTGCTCAAGCATCACCTGATTCCGCGCACCAAGGGCTTCACCACCAGCCTGCCCACGCTGCGCGGCATCTGCCCGGCCATCTATGACATCAACCTGGCCTTCAAGCGGGACGCCAAGGTGAAGCCCTCGATGCTGTCCCAGCTGAACGGAGAGACGGTGGAGCCGTACATGTACATTCGCCGCGTGCCCCTGAGCGACGTGCCTGAGGATGAGAAGGAGGCCGCTGCCTGGATGCAGGAGTTCTTTATGGAGAAGGATCGTATTATCGACAGCTTCCACGAGACGGGCAGCTTCTTCAAGACCTCGGGCGTCAAGGAGGTTCCCATGAAGATGTACAAGCCACGTCTGGCCACGTTGCTCAACTTTATTGGCTGGGCCACCGTCTGTGTCTCCTGCATTTTGTATTATATGATCACTTCCTTCATTGCGGGCAACTGGATTGGGTTCTTCGCTGTCATCTCCGTCTTGGCGCTTT tCTACGGCCTCATGGAGCATGCCGTGAATGCCTCGAAGATCAGCAAGTCCTCCAGCTATGGCGCAAAGCAGGCTGCGAAATAG